The Variovorax sp. S12S4 genome includes the window TCGACCGCGAATTGAATGGCCGAGAGCGCGTTCAGGTCGGAATGCACCACGATGTTGGCGACGTTGCGGTGCACGAACACCTCGCCGGGCTCGAGGCCGGTGATCTGGTTGGCGGGCACGCGGCTGTCGGAGCAGCCAATCCACATGTAGCGCGGCGTCTGCTGCTTCACCAGGCTGGTGAAGAAGCCGGGCCGGTCGCGTTCCATTTGTGCGGACCAGGCACGGTTGTGGGCAAAGAGGTCATCAAGATTGTCGGACATGGCGTGATTGTCGATGAGTCGTGATTCGGATGCGGTGTGTTTGATGTGCCCTGTCAGGCTGCCTTGGCCGACCGCTGGGCCTTGGCCAGTGCTGCGCGGCCTTTTTTCTCATGCTCGCGCACTTCGGCCAGGTTGGCCTGCAGTTCGGCAAGCTGCTCTTCCAGCTGGGCGCGGTGCGCGCCCAGCACGCCGAGAAACTTCTGCAGCTGCGCCACGGTGTCGCGCGGGCTGTCGTACATGTCGAGGATTTCCTTGGCCTCCGTCAGGCTCAGGCCCAGCCGCTTGGCGCGCAGCGTGAGCGTGAGCCGCGCCCGGTCGCGCGCGCTGTAGACGCGCTGCATGCCGGCCCGCTCCGGCGTCAGCAGCCCCATGTCTTCATAGAAGCGAATGGCGCGCGTCGTCAGGTCGAACTCCTTCGCGAGCTGGCTGATGGTGAAGGTTTGCGCGGACATGTATGTCTGGAATCGGTCGAAGAGCCGTCCGGAGGGGCGTTGCGGTGGCGACAGCAGGTTTGCCCCGGTCTCCCTACAATGGTGCCCCTAACCTATGACGTTTACGTAAACGTCAATCTTACATGAACCTCCTCGAACGCGAACTCCACTACCCACTGGGCGACACCCTGCCCGCGCCTGGCGAAGCACTGGAAGTCGCGCCGGGCGTGCGATGGATCCGCATGCGGCTGCCGTTTGCGCTCGACCACATCAACCTCTGGCTGCTGCGCGACAGCATCGACGGCGTCGAGGGCTGGACCGTGGTGGACTGCTGCATTGCCCACGACGAAGCCCGCGCGCAATGGGAGCAGGTGTTCGAAACGCAGCTGCAAGGCCTGTCGATCCTGCGCGTAATCGTCACGCACATGCACCCCGACCACATCGGCCTGGCCGACTGGCTGTGCAAGCGCTGGAGCGCGCCGCTGTGGATCAGCTCGACCGACTACCACGTGGCCCGCGTGCTGACCTCCGCCGGCGACACGCTGGCCGGCGGCGACCAGGCCGCCAGCTTCTTTGCGTCGCATGGCCTGACCGATCCGGAGGCAGTGGCCAAGATTCGCGCCCGCACCAACTACTACGCCAACATGGTGCCTTCGGTGCCCGAGCGCTTCACGCGCATGATGGACGGCGACACGGTCACCATCAACGGCCACGCCTGGCGCTGCATCAGCGGCTACGGCCACGCGCCCGAGCACATTGCGCTCTACTGCGACGAGCTGAAGCTCCTGCTGGGCGGCGACATGATGCTGCCGCGCATTTCCACCAACGTGAGCGTGCATTCGG containing:
- a CDS encoding MerR family transcriptional regulator, whose translation is MSAQTFTISQLAKEFDLTTRAIRFYEDMGLLTPERAGMQRVYSARDRARLTLTLRAKRLGLSLTEAKEILDMYDSPRDTVAQLQKFLGVLGAHRAQLEEQLAELQANLAEVREHEKKGRAALAKAQRSAKAA
- a CDS encoding MBL fold metallo-hydrolase, giving the protein MNLLERELHYPLGDTLPAPGEALEVAPGVRWIRMRLPFALDHINLWLLRDSIDGVEGWTVVDCCIAHDEARAQWEQVFETQLQGLSILRVIVTHMHPDHIGLADWLCKRWSAPLWISSTDYHVARVLTSAGDTLAGGDQAASFFASHGLTDPEAVAKIRARTNYYANMVPSVPERFTRMMDGDTVTINGHAWRCISGYGHAPEHIALYCDELKLLLGGDMMLPRISTNVSVHSGEPEANSLRLFLDSIDKFKALPADTLGLPSHGKPFTGIHRRVDQLQEHHRDRLAELLEACTARPLTAAEGLPILFKRELDLHQMTFAMGETVAHLHLLWFSGQLRRELGPDGIYRFGARSAAA